The genome window AAGCGGTTGTCAAACAATCGAACGAGGCGCCACCATGGTAAAAATTGAATATATTCCTGAGAAGTATATCAATTTTATCACCGAAGTAAAAGAAAATTTTCCCTTCATTTTAGAATCCATTTTAAATCACACAATGGTTAAAATATCTGCATCTCAAGAAAAAAAATTACGAGAATTTTTAAATGAGCATGAAACAGATATGTTCCAATATTCTGGAGAATACTATCAAATAAGGATTTTTACAACATAACATTTACCAAGTACTTTAGAAACTGTATATTCTGATTTAAATCAATATTTATATTGTTTCAATACTAAAATAGACATTACTATGTTTTAATGCTGCATGAACCTTATCAGCAAAAAAGATAAGATCTTCAACGTTTTGCTGTTCTTTGCCCCAGTCGTAGACAAAATCATAGTTACCTTTCGTTGCTTTAAAACCCATATTCATGAGCTGGTTTTTTACTTCTGACGGAGATGCTCCTTCACTGTAGAACATGATTTTTAGGTAGGTTTTCATAGGAATATCACTCTGAGAACCTTATCAGGATATAGGTATTAAATCATTACGCTCCTACGGTGAAAAACATCGTCTTCGAATCGGATTTGAAAAATAAAGTTTGTTGTTTAGGAAAAAGGAATAGGTGCAAAACTTAAGATAAAGACGATAATGATGAGAACTCCAAGGAGTTTTCGTCGAGTATCCAAGGTATCATGTTCATTGAGCGGGGGTTGATGATGCGTACCAATCAATAGAAAAACTATAAGGGCAAACATAAGCCAACCAGTATAGAGAAGCCCTAAGATGAGAAGGATAATAACAACAGCCCAGCTTGCGTACCTGTGTTTTTCTTTGAGAAATGCTCGTGCAACATGTCCGCCATCAAGCTGACCAACTGGGAGAAGATTGACAGCCGTAAGAAAGATTCCAACCCACCCTGCAAAAAGTGTCGGATGAATTAATATATTGTCTGGAAGTGAAAAGAAAGTTTGAATCCATTGGATAATCAGCGGAGGTGACATATACCCAATATTCTCAGATTGCGGGATACTGATTGGATTCTGTTGCATGAGAAAAAATCCGACAAAGCAGACAGGTATTGCAACCAGAAAACCTGCTAGAGGACCTGCTATCCCAATGTCAAGTAATGCTTTTCGATTTGGTATAGGTTCACGGGTTGAGATCACTGCACCAAAAGTTCCAAGAATAAAGGGGGGTGGCAATGGTATAAAATACGGGAGAGATGATTCAACATTATGTTTTTTGGAAATGAGATAATGTCCCATCTCATGACATCCTAGGATTAACAACAACGGAATCGAGAAGAAAAGGAAACCATTGCTCAGATATTCTGGAGAAAAGCTTTTGCTTAGAATTGCGATAAAATCATTGAGTGTTGGTTCAAGGATACTTACCCATTGAAGAGAACCTGCAAGGGTTGTAGTAAAAACAGTTGCGATGAGTAAGGCAAGATTGATCCATACTGGTTTTTTCCGTATGAGTGGTTTTTTGATAATATAGATGAGATGTTCTCCTCCTTCAAACCGTATCATCGGAATGTACCCTTTTTCCGCAAGAGATACCCGGAGTTGTTCGAATTTTTCTTCAAGCAGTAGTTCATCGACTCTACAGAAAAAAACAGCGGTGTTTCCATCGGTTTTCATATCATAAAAGGGAAATCGTTGACCGACTTCTCGTTTCAAGAGTTCTATATCAAAGATTGGTGATGAATCCGGCGTCGTCCACGTTTCAGACATATGAAGAAGCCCGATATTAGATGTGTTTTATAAATCCTTCGCCCGATACAATAGCGCCGTGATTCTATAAACATTTTTTTTATGTACTTGTACGAAGGAGAAGGCTTGCAATAAGATAGAGAACAAAAACAAAGAAGAGTATCCAATAGAGAAATGAATGATACTGATTTTGTTTCTGAAATGAGTGTCCTGCTAACTCACCGCTCTTTTCCAAATGCATTCCCAAACCCGTGACCCAGTATTTTGTAGCGATTTTTAAAATTTTTGGAACGTTGTATTGATGTATCGAAAAGAAGATAAACAACAAATCTTTGTGTGAGGCGAGGTTTTGATGCAATATGGATATGAGAATTTATTTTCCTGGTGGAAAAAAGGTAAATGCCGAATACAAGGGATTTACGATCGCTACTGATCAACCCCTTGAGGCTGGTGGTACTGGAACCGCACCTGAACCGTTAAGCTTGTTTCTCATTTCTCTTGGAACCTGTACCGGATATTATGTTCTCGCATTTTGCCAGAAACACAATATCCCAACTGATAATATCACTATTGTTATGAAATCAGAGAGAAATGAAAAGACACATCTGTATGAGAATATTACATTGACCATTGCAACACCATCTGATTTTCCTGAAACATATAAAAAAGCACTTGTGAAAGCAGCAGAATCATGCGCCGTGAAAAAACATCTTGAAAAACCACCGAAAATCACAATACTTGCACCATAGCAGTTTTGTTCAATCATATTTATGTATATCTTTGCTATTGCATCGGTAATGTGAATACCATGCCAAGTACGTTAATTCTAGGGACGCAATGGGGTGACGAAGGAAAAGGAAAAATTGTTGATTACTACGCTAAAAAAGCTGACTATGTCGTTCGTTTTCAAGGGGGAAACAATGCAGGTCATACTATCCAAGTCGACGACCAAGTGTATAAACTTCATATCGTTCCTTCTGGTGTCATCCAAGGAAAAATAGGAATTATTGGAAACGGTGTAGTCATTGATCCCGAGGTTCTTCTTCATGAAATCAACGAGTTGAAAAAACGAGGTATTGACCCAAAATTAATGATCAGCGACAGAGCACACATCATTATGCCGTACCATAAAATCTTAGATGGTGCTGAGGAGCAGTACCTTGGTGATAAAAAAATTGGGACAACTAAACGAGGAATTGGGCCGTGCTACAGTGATAAAGTTGCTCGCTTAGGTATCAGAACCAGCGATTTACTTGATAAAACAATACTCAGACAGCGGCTTCAACAGATTATCCCATTAAAACAAAAAATGCTTGACATGTACAACATATCAACAACATTACATCTTGATCAGCTCGTCGAGACCTATGCGCACTATGGTACACAATTAGAAAAATACATCACCTCAACACAGATGGTTCTTCAGCAGGCACTCGCCAAGAACAAACATATTCTCTTTGAAGGAGCTCAAGGAACAATGCTTGATGTTGATTTTGGAACATATCCTTACACAACTTCATCAAATACCATCGCGGGAGGAGCTATCACTGGAACCGGTGTTAACCCTAAGAATATTACCGATATTATTGGAATTATGAAGGCATATACGACCCGTGTGGGTGAAGGTCCTTTTCCCACTGAGCTTTCTGATGATGTCGGTATACATCTTCAAAAGAAAGGACATGAATTTGGAACAACTACCATGCGGCCTCGTCGGTGCGGCTGGCTTGATCTGGTCATCGTGAAACATTCCTGTATGCTTTCAGGGATTACCAGCATTGCGATGACAAAAATCGATGTTCTGACAGGATTGCCGAAAGTTAAAATTTGTACTTCATATAAACTGCTGGGAAAAACTATTGATTTTGTTCCAGCAACAATTGCTGACGTTGAACACTGTGCCCCTCAGTATATCGAATTACACGGGTGGAAGTATCTTGACCCATCAACAACAATATATGACGATCTCCCTAGAGAAGTACAAAAGTATATTGAATATATTGAAAAATATCTTAATCTACCGATTTCTCTTGTCTCGATTGGCCCTGGGCGGGATGAAACAATACAACGTTCAGAGTAGATTTTGAACGGTTACCGCAGTTTGAATCCATCGAAGATATGAATTACAGGCAGCGCGTAATGCGTGAACATCAGCTGCACGTATGGTTAAAATAAGTTGTTTCCCAGAAGGAGTTATCTCGACCTGTGTTTTTGGTATTGCATGTTGAATCTCAGGAGAAATTGCACCAACAAGAAGTTGAATGTCGCGTTCTGACGCACCGGTCAACGTAAATGTAGCATGCGCGTTCATACTGCTTTAATACGTTTGGCAACAGTTGGTCGCTCTTTGTAGAACACCTTACTTCCACAGTACGGACATTGCATACCGATATTTTTAACGTCAAATTGAACTGCCTTCTTACAGAGTCCGCATTTATATCTCGTCATACTTCGTCACTGCTCATGAGTGGTGGAGCTATTAATCCTTTCACAATTTTTTCAACATCGGAACCCTGTGGTGTCTGTGGAAGGTATGAACCGCCTGCAAAAATCGTACCACATTTGGTACATTTCCAGATACTTGTACTAGTTCTTTTTACACTGAGATGGCTGCATGACGGGCATTTATGTTTTTGTTTCTGTAACGCCTCAACCTCACGAATCCGGGTTCTGGATCGGACACCATACCGTGCTTGAAAACGACCTGCAGTTCCAACTTTTTTCGTCCTTTTTGCCATAGTTATTTCCCTGTACTTTTATATAATTGTGTTCTTATTTCTCGCCCGTTATCAATCGAGGCTTTTATAACTTTTTGTATCTCTTCTCTGGTGAAACTCCCTTTGAGCCCTTTCTGCATTGCTCGAATATCTCCATTTGTATCTGTTGCAACGGTGAGACGTGCATCAGCAATTTGTTCCTCATCAAGCGAGGGATCTAAAAAAATAACGTTGTTGATTTTAACTGAGGTACATGAGATCGGCGGTTCTTTCAATGGCAAAGGATAATCATCACCGAGTTCAAATCGCCGTGCTGGAACTTTTGTGGTCATTAAGGCTGCAAGAGATGCAAGTGATGCGGCATCAAACAAGTTTCCATCATAGTCAAGAACATGAATATCAATAAAGATAACCCAGACTTTTTCACCAGGGGTAATACAGAGTTTTTCAACTTCAACGAGTTCTGATTCTCGAACACCTCGATCAACAACCCGTGCGAGTTCTATTGCATCTTCCTGAGGAGGACCTGCTTCAAAATCAGGAGATGCCATCGGGACCAGTTCTGCTGCAGTTGAGAGAACCCCGCTATCTGGTGAATCAGGATATGGTTCACCGACCTCCATTTTTATCCCTGCAAGAACCTGCGTATTCCCAATTTTTACCCGCGCTGATCCTTCTGCTTTTTGTACAACATTGGTTTCAATTGTAATCGGCCGGTATTGATCAAACCTTCTCCCGTCGATCCGTTTACCCTGTTCTGCAAGTTTAATGATGTAATCTCGTTTAATAACTGGAACAACTGTCATACCTTATTCAACCTCCAAAAGTTTCTCATATTTATCAAGAAGTGCTTTTTTCTGCAGCTGTGCAACCTTATGGCAACCTCGTATCGCGAGGTCAAATGCATGATTAAATTCCTCAAGTGTGAGATGTCCATCCATTTGAAGCAGGAGAATCTCATCAGTTCGAGGTGCTATTGCAACAGGAAGGTCTGCTTGTCCGTAGTTATCTTCTTCTTTCCCAAGATCAAGGACAATGTGATCAGCGATTTTTCCAGCGGCACAGGCAACAGGTATATCGGTCATCGGTATGCCTGCATCAGCTAAGGCAACTGCTGCAGCAGTGAGTCCAGCACAACGCGTCCCAGCCTCAGCATCAAGAATTTCAATATTCACATCGATTGCTGCACGGGGGAACTGTTCGGTGAGGATGACTTTATCTAACGCTTCTGAGATTACCTTAGAAATTTCTCGGCTACGTCGATCTGGTCCTGGTTTTTTTCGTTCTTCAACACTGAACGCAGCCATATTATACCGAGCGTTTACTACCGCTCGTAACGGGTTTTGGGTATGTCGTGGTACTGCTTCTCGAGGTCCATAGACAGCAACAATAACTTTGTTGCCCCCCCATTCAAGATAGCAAGAACCATCTGCTCTGTGAAGGACACCTGCATCGATTTTTATTGGACGAAGTTCTTCGAGATCTCGCCCGTCTCTTCGTTTTCCATGACTATCGAGGAGTTCAATATCTGATTTCATAGTACAACTTCCTTTGAATCTTTTTTTAATAATTCAGCGATTCGATTGGTTAATCCATGACTCACTGCTTCTTGCTCAATCTTAGCGATTGCTTGCAGTACTTTTTCAACACCTTGGGTGTCTCCATCGATCCAGATGCGGCCATTTTGGCCGACAAAGATCCGGCATCGAGTGTACTGTTTGATCAGTGATATCATCGAACCTTTTTTACCGATGATGCGTGGAACGATTGATGGTTCTACATCAATAATAGTTCCACCTTTGATTTTATAGAGATTTCTATCTTTTAAGGTAATATTGAGTTTTTTTTGTTCATCAACTGAAAGAACTTTAGCCATGATGGAATCTCCGTGATTTAAATATTTTTCAGTATTTCCAAATTCGATATCCCATGGTACTTCGCTCACATGGAGTAATGCAGGATATGGTGCATTAATATCAACCATCCAGCTGGACTGCGATGCCTCTTCGACGACACCAATAACAAAATCACCAGGTATTGGTTCATATCGTCCTTTTATAGGGACAACCTCAATGGTTGAATCTGAAATGTTGAGAACACCAAGCCGTGCTGCAATAATTTTTCCTTGTTCAATAAACGTACCTCGGCCAGATCGATGGCTTTTCACATCTCCTAAAATTTGACTGGGATAAACAATGATACGTTTTTCATCTGCCATAAAAATAACCTATATACTCCGTATTATTTAAGAATTCGTGTTTCGACATTGCCCTTGGTAAGCGTATTGAGTTTATCATAAAAATCAGTCTGCATACCTGCAGGGATACGAACGATACCAAGCCATGATCCATCTGATTGCCAATCTTCACGTTCAAGAACTCCGAAATTCCGAGCAACACCATAGGCTTTCCCGGTATATGCTGCTGGAATTTTAACAGATATTTTTACCTGCTCCATTGAAATTGGAATAATGGGTCGTAATGCTTCGAGAACGGTTTTGACTTGTTGGGTAACTGGTTTAAAGGGATCAATATGAACCTTTGCTTCTTCAAGTGCTCGTTCAATCCGTTGTCGAGGATGCGGCATTTTTGTCTGTGGGTCCATAGCGTTTTTTACAATGATATCAACGATTCGTTTCTTTTTTTGCTCCTGCATAGTATGTCGTTGTTCTGTAGTGAGTTGAATGTCTCCTTTGAGAATGATGGTTTTCGCGATGGTTATTATATCTGATGTTCCAAAATTTTTAATCAATGATTCCTCAGAGGCATGAGTCCCTTTTTTAGCGTCTTTAAAGATTGCGT of Candidatus Thermoplasmatota archaeon contains these proteins:
- a CDS encoding site-2 protease family protein, with translation MSETWTTPDSSPIFDIELLKREVGQRFPFYDMKTDGNTAVFFCRVDELLLEEKFEQLRVSLAEKGYIPMIRFEGGEHLIYIIKKPLIRKKPVWINLALLIATVFTTTLAGSLQWVSILEPTLNDFIAILSKSFSPEYLSNGFLFFSIPLLLILGCHEMGHYLISKKHNVESSLPYFIPLPPPFILGTFGAVISTREPIPNRKALLDIGIAGPLAGFLVAIPVCFVGFFLMQQNPISIPQSENIGYMSPPLIIQWIQTFFSLPDNILIHPTLFAGWVGIFLTAVNLLPVGQLDGGHVARAFLKEKHRYASWAVVIILLILGLLYTGWLMFALIVFLLIGTHHQPPLNEHDTLDTRRKLLGVLIIIVFILSFAPIPFS
- a CDS encoding OsmC family protein yields the protein MDMRIYFPGGKKVNAEYKGFTIATDQPLEAGGTGTAPEPLSLFLISLGTCTGYYVLAFCQKHNIPTDNITIVMKSERNEKTHLYENITLTIATPSDFPETYKKALVKAAESCAVKKHLEKPPKITILAP
- a CDS encoding adenylosuccinate synthase, which encodes MPSTLILGTQWGDEGKGKIVDYYAKKADYVVRFQGGNNAGHTIQVDDQVYKLHIVPSGVIQGKIGIIGNGVVIDPEVLLHEINELKKRGIDPKLMISDRAHIIMPYHKILDGAEEQYLGDKKIGTTKRGIGPCYSDKVARLGIRTSDLLDKTILRQRLQQIIPLKQKMLDMYNISTTLHLDQLVETYAHYGTQLEKYITSTQMVLQQALAKNKHILFEGAQGTMLDVDFGTYPYTTSSNTIAGGAITGTGVNPKNITDIIGIMKAYTTRVGEGPFPTELSDDVGIHLQKKGHEFGTTTMRPRRCGWLDLVIVKHSCMLSGITSIAMTKIDVLTGLPKVKICTSYKLLGKTIDFVPATIADVEHCAPQYIELHGWKYLDPSTTIYDDLPREVQKYIEYIEKYLNLPISLVSIGPGRDETIQRSE
- a CDS encoding KEOPS complex subunit Pcc1; translation: MNAHATFTLTGASERDIQLLVGAISPEIQHAIPKTQVEITPSGKQLILTIRAADVHALRAACNSYLRWIQTAVTVQNLL
- a CDS encoding DNA-directed RNA polymerase subunit P translates to MTRYKCGLCKKAVQFDVKNIGMQCPYCGSKVFYKERPTVAKRIKAV
- the rpl37A gene encoding 50S ribosomal protein L37Ae, which gives rise to MAKRTKKVGTAGRFQARYGVRSRTRIREVEALQKQKHKCPSCSHLSVKRTSTSIWKCTKCGTIFAGGSYLPQTPQGSDVEKIVKGLIAPPLMSSDEV
- the rrp42 gene encoding exosome complex protein Rrp42; amino-acid sequence: MTVVPVIKRDYIIKLAEQGKRIDGRRFDQYRPITIETNVVQKAEGSARVKIGNTQVLAGIKMEVGEPYPDSPDSGVLSTAAELVPMASPDFEAGPPQEDAIELARVVDRGVRESELVEVEKLCITPGEKVWVIFIDIHVLDYDGNLFDAASLASLAALMTTKVPARRFELGDDYPLPLKEPPISCTSVKINNVIFLDPSLDEEQIADARLTVATDTNGDIRAMQKGLKGSFTREEIQKVIKASIDNGREIRTQLYKSTGK
- the rrp41 gene encoding exosome complex exonuclease Rrp41, yielding MKSDIELLDSHGKRRDGRDLEELRPIKIDAGVLHRADGSCYLEWGGNKVIVAVYGPREAVPRHTQNPLRAVVNARYNMAAFSVEERKKPGPDRRSREISKVISEALDKVILTEQFPRAAIDVNIEILDAEAGTRCAGLTAAAVALADAGIPMTDIPVACAAGKIADHIVLDLGKEEDNYGQADLPVAIAPRTDEILLLQMDGHLTLEEFNHAFDLAIRGCHKVAQLQKKALLDKYEKLLEVE
- the rrp4 gene encoding exosome complex RNA-binding protein Rrp4, which codes for MADEKRIIVYPSQILGDVKSHRSGRGTFIEQGKIIAARLGVLNISDSTIEVVPIKGRYEPIPGDFVIGVVEEASQSSWMVDINAPYPALLHVSEVPWDIEFGNTEKYLNHGDSIMAKVLSVDEQKKLNITLKDRNLYKIKGGTIIDVEPSIVPRIIGKKGSMISLIKQYTRCRIFVGQNGRIWIDGDTQGVEKVLQAIAKIEQEAVSHGLTNRIAELLKKDSKEVVL
- a CDS encoding ribosome assembly factor SBDS; this translates as MVSLEDAVIARYHKGEEHFEILVDPHIADQVLEGKDVDIRGSLAIDAIFKDAKKGTHASEESLIKNFGTSDIITIAKTIILKGDIQLTTEQRHTMQEQKKKRIVDIIVKNAMDPQTKMPHPRQRIERALEEAKVHIDPFKPVTQQVKTVLEALRPIIPISMEQVKISVKIPAAYTGKAYGVARNFGVLEREDWQSDGSWLGIVRIPAGMQTDFYDKLNTLTKGNVETRILK